A genomic stretch from Aminobacter aminovorans includes:
- the ureG gene encoding urease accessory protein UreG: MTSKNGPLRIGIGGPVGSGKTTLTEKLCKALRDEFSIAVVTNDIYTKEDAMMLARLQALPEERIMGVETGGCPHTAIREDASINLQAIAEMNRKFPDLDIVFIESGGDNLAATFSPDLADITLYVISVCQGEEIPRKGGPGITRSDFLVINKSDLAPYVNVNLEVMEGDAARQRGKRPFGFTDLSRGKGLEAVIDFIVENGGLRLDQPISA, from the coding sequence ATGACCTCGAAAAACGGCCCGCTTCGCATCGGCATCGGCGGCCCCGTCGGCTCGGGCAAGACGACGCTGACCGAAAAGCTGTGCAAGGCACTGCGCGACGAGTTCTCCATCGCGGTGGTCACCAACGACATCTATACCAAGGAAGACGCGATGATGCTGGCCCGCCTGCAGGCGCTGCCGGAAGAGCGCATCATGGGCGTGGAGACGGGCGGCTGCCCGCATACCGCCATCCGCGAGGACGCCTCGATCAATCTGCAGGCGATCGCCGAGATGAACAGGAAGTTCCCCGACCTCGACATCGTCTTCATCGAATCGGGCGGCGACAATCTGGCAGCGACCTTCTCGCCCGACCTTGCCGACATCACGCTCTATGTCATCTCGGTCTGCCAGGGCGAAGAGATTCCGCGCAAGGGCGGCCCCGGCATCACCCGCTCCGACTTCCTGGTCATCAACAAGAGCGACCTTGCACCTTATGTGAACGTCAATCTCGAGGTCATGGAAGGCGACGCCGCCCGCCAGCGCGGCAAGCGTCCGTTCGGCTTCACCGACCTGTCGCGCGGCAAGGGGCTGGAAGCGGTCATCGACTTCATCGTCGAGAATGGCGGGCTGAGGCTGGACCAGCCGATTTCAGCCTGA
- a CDS encoding MATE family efflux transporter, which yields MSAIATGAQSPATPWRDELRAMLALAWPMILTNLAQTAMTATDVMMLGRLGPDALAAGALGSNLYFAPLIFGLGLMYATSPMMAAELGRKRHSVRDVRRTVRQGLWLAVLISIPIWALLWYAEDILLAMGQEPKLAEQAGIYVHHLQWAALPFFGYIVLRSFISALERPGWALVIMAIAVAANALGNWLLVFGKWGFPEMGIAGSGLATSIASGMMFVGMAAVVMMEKKFRRYHLFGRFWRADWPRFRALLKLGLPISGILAFEVTIFNAAAFLMGLISSSSLAAHAIALQICSVTFMIPLGLGQAVTVRVGLAYGAKDRDGITRAGWTAYVLGVGFMALMALVMVFWPHLLISAFIDVSDPANAQVIGLAVSFLVFAALFQVVDGAQAVSAGQLRGLQDTKVPMILAAIGYWGIGLPLGVLLAFHFGFEGRGIWIGLFSGLAVVSVLLLWRWLRRDRLGLMHKPVI from the coding sequence ATGTCTGCGATCGCAACCGGCGCGCAATCACCGGCCACTCCTTGGCGCGACGAACTTCGCGCCATGCTGGCGCTTGCCTGGCCGATGATCCTCACCAATCTCGCCCAGACCGCGATGACGGCGACCGACGTGATGATGCTCGGCAGGCTGGGTCCCGATGCGCTTGCCGCCGGCGCGCTCGGCTCCAACCTCTATTTCGCGCCGCTGATCTTCGGCCTCGGCCTGATGTATGCAACCTCGCCGATGATGGCGGCCGAGCTTGGCCGCAAGCGCCATTCGGTGCGCGACGTCCGCCGCACCGTGCGCCAGGGCCTGTGGCTCGCCGTCCTCATCTCGATCCCGATCTGGGCCCTGTTGTGGTACGCCGAGGACATCCTGCTCGCCATGGGCCAGGAACCCAAGCTCGCCGAGCAGGCCGGCATCTACGTCCACCACCTGCAATGGGCGGCCTTGCCGTTTTTCGGTTACATCGTGCTGCGCTCGTTCATCTCGGCGCTGGAGCGCCCCGGCTGGGCGCTGGTCATCATGGCGATCGCGGTGGCGGCCAACGCGCTCGGCAACTGGCTTCTGGTATTCGGCAAATGGGGCTTCCCCGAGATGGGCATCGCCGGCTCCGGCCTTGCCACCAGCATCGCCAGCGGCATGATGTTCGTCGGCATGGCGGCCGTCGTGATGATGGAAAAGAAGTTCCGCCGCTACCACCTGTTCGGCCGCTTCTGGCGCGCCGACTGGCCGCGCTTCAGGGCGCTGCTCAAGCTCGGCTTGCCGATCTCCGGCATCCTCGCCTTCGAGGTGACGATCTTCAACGCCGCGGCATTCCTGATGGGGCTTATCAGCTCGTCCTCACTCGCCGCGCACGCCATCGCGCTGCAGATCTGCTCGGTCACCTTCATGATCCCGCTCGGTCTCGGCCAGGCCGTCACTGTGCGCGTCGGGCTGGCTTACGGCGCCAAGGACCGCGACGGTATCACGCGTGCCGGCTGGACGGCCTATGTACTCGGCGTAGGCTTCATGGCGCTGATGGCGCTGGTGATGGTGTTCTGGCCGCACCTGCTGATCTCGGCCTTCATCGACGTCAGCGACCCGGCGAATGCGCAGGTGATCGGTCTTGCGGTCAGCTTCCTGGTCTTCGCAGCGCTGTTCCAGGTGGTCGACGGCGCCCAGGCGGTATCGGCCGGGCAGCTGCGCGGGCTGCAGGATACGAAGGTGCCGATGATCCTCGCTGCCATCGGCTACTGGGGCATCGGCCTGCCGCTTGGCGTGCTGCTCGCCTTCCATTTCGGCTTCGAGGGCCGCGGCATCTGGATCGGCCTGTTCTCCGGCCTGGCGGTGGTGTCGGTGCTGCTGTTGTGGCGCTGGCTCAGGCGCGACCGCCTCGGCCTGATGCACAAGCCGGTGATCTGA
- a CDS encoding DUF3995 domain-containing protein, with amino-acid sequence MTVLAFALAAVLYLIASIHAYWGLGGVWPGTDQASCARTVVGALGIETMPSPVASFAVTACLIVATLWPLALVGIFATPFPKVGLAASALMVALVFLGRGIAGFTPAWRRLTPEMPFARLDRQYYSPLCLAIGAGFVILAISGFQS; translated from the coding sequence ATGACCGTCCTCGCCTTCGCCCTCGCCGCCGTGCTCTATTTGATTGCCTCGATCCATGCCTATTGGGGGCTTGGCGGCGTCTGGCCGGGCACCGATCAGGCTTCCTGCGCCCGTACCGTCGTCGGCGCGCTCGGCATCGAGACGATGCCCTCGCCCGTCGCCAGCTTCGCCGTCACTGCCTGCCTTATCGTTGCGACGCTGTGGCCGCTGGCGCTTGTCGGCATCTTTGCCACGCCATTCCCCAAGGTAGGCCTCGCCGCCTCGGCGCTGATGGTCGCGCTGGTGTTCCTCGGCCGCGGCATTGCCGGCTTCACGCCAGCATGGCGCAGGCTTACGCCCGAGATGCCATTCGCCCGGCTCGACCGGCAGTATTATTCACCGCTGTGCCTCGCCATCGGCGCGGGTTTCGTTATCCTTGCCATCTCAGGATTCCAGTCATGA
- a CDS encoding ABC transporter permease — translation MQTFFRRLYFFAVALFLAAPLIVVAGVSVNEKQDLAFPPKGFSLAWYAQIFADPEWRKALFASLSLAVTAAALAVAIALPLAWFLWRRIAPWANVFQILGLAPFILPPVITALGMLTFWATSGFYGQPWTAVISHAIFFVTLPLVTLSLGFASIDRSLVEAAATMGADDRTVLKTVVLPLIRPYLVSGYAFAFVLSLNEYIVAYMTIGFTLETLPIKIFNALRYGYTPTMASVSVFFVAVAALVFGLIAKFGDIRRLLGAMSSET, via the coding sequence ATACAGACATTCTTTCGCCGGCTCTATTTCTTCGCCGTCGCCTTGTTCCTGGCAGCACCGCTGATTGTCGTTGCCGGCGTGTCGGTCAACGAAAAGCAGGATCTGGCCTTTCCGCCGAAAGGCTTCTCGCTGGCCTGGTACGCGCAGATCTTCGCCGATCCGGAATGGCGCAAGGCGCTGTTCGCCTCGCTGTCGCTGGCGGTGACTGCGGCGGCACTTGCGGTTGCCATCGCGCTGCCACTTGCATGGTTCCTGTGGCGGCGCATAGCGCCATGGGCCAACGTGTTCCAGATCCTCGGGCTCGCTCCATTCATCCTCCCGCCGGTCATCACCGCACTCGGCATGCTCACCTTCTGGGCGACGTCAGGCTTCTATGGCCAACCCTGGACGGCTGTCATCAGCCACGCGATCTTCTTTGTCACCCTGCCGCTGGTGACGCTGTCGCTCGGCTTCGCCTCCATCGACCGTTCACTGGTCGAGGCGGCGGCGACGATGGGCGCCGACGACCGCACAGTGCTGAAGACGGTGGTGCTGCCGCTGATCCGGCCCTACCTCGTCTCGGGATACGCCTTCGCCTTCGTCCTGTCGCTCAACGAGTACATCGTTGCCTACATGACCATCGGCTTCACGCTGGAGACGCTACCGATCAAGATCTTCAACGCCCTGCGCTATGGCTACACGCCGACGATGGCCTCGGTGTCGGTGTTTTTCGTCGCCGTGGCGGCACTGGTGTTCGGCTTGATCGCCAAATTCGGCGACATCAGGCGGCTCTTGGGCGCAATGTCCTCGGAGACCTGA
- the asnB gene encoding asparagine synthase (glutamine-hydrolyzing) — protein MCGFVCLWNLDDEQLASRMIRKMEHRGPDALEVLRPKNIPVVMAHARLAIIGPDNGAQPIYQGDNILVVNGEIYNHTDLRAILGEAAFQTRSDSETVLHLFRNNTLRWVSRLDGMFAFVLATPDRIIAARDALGIKPLYVAHIGEGLAFASELKAFDGVDAAKIEALAPGAMFDSQAGMRRWYRMPQGAADPEPGIDEELTWRELRLVLEEAVAKWMVADVEVGSFLSGGLDSSLIAAIAARQSPKRLKTFSVGLAGSPDLIAARRVADYLGTEHYEHAFTPEEVARVLPHVIYHLESADIDLVRSAVPTHFAARLARRHVKAVLTGEGADELFAGYTYHHAYVDRPRELADELTRSLGTMHNINLQRVDRVTMAESLEARTPFLDRELIGFAQSIPATLKLRRTDPASPESTGPTTEKWILRKACADLLPHDLVWRKKAQFDEGSGAVAALGEALQAMTGSATPLDRAAEGAVYESLLRQSYSDPDRIINAAGKWVANRVSVAAA, from the coding sequence ATGTGCGGATTTGTGTGCCTCTGGAACCTCGACGACGAGCAGCTGGCCTCGCGGATGATCCGCAAGATGGAACATCGCGGCCCCGACGCGCTGGAGGTGCTGCGACCGAAGAACATTCCCGTCGTCATGGCGCATGCAAGGCTCGCGATAATAGGCCCCGACAACGGCGCCCAGCCGATCTACCAGGGCGACAACATCCTGGTCGTCAACGGCGAGATCTACAACCATACCGACCTCAGGGCGATCCTCGGCGAGGCCGCCTTCCAGACCCGCAGCGACAGCGAGACCGTGCTGCATCTCTTCCGCAACAATACGCTGCGCTGGGTGTCGCGGCTCGACGGCATGTTCGCCTTCGTTCTGGCAACGCCGGATCGCATCATCGCGGCGCGCGACGCGCTCGGCATCAAGCCGCTCTATGTCGCCCATATCGGCGAGGGGCTGGCCTTCGCCTCCGAGCTCAAGGCCTTCGACGGCGTGGATGCCGCAAAGATCGAGGCGCTCGCACCTGGCGCCATGTTCGACAGCCAGGCCGGCATGCGGCGCTGGTATCGCATGCCGCAAGGCGCCGCCGACCCGGAACCCGGTATCGACGAAGAGCTGACCTGGCGCGAGCTCAGGCTGGTGCTGGAGGAGGCGGTCGCCAAGTGGATGGTCGCCGACGTCGAGGTCGGCTCGTTCCTGTCGGGCGGGCTCGACAGCTCGCTCATCGCCGCGATCGCCGCAAGGCAGTCGCCGAAGCGGCTGAAGACCTTTTCCGTCGGCCTCGCCGGCAGCCCTGACCTGATTGCCGCCCGGCGGGTGGCCGACTATCTCGGCACCGAACACTACGAGCATGCGTTTACGCCTGAAGAGGTCGCCCGCGTCCTGCCGCATGTCATCTATCATCTCGAAAGCGCCGACATCGACCTGGTGCGCTCGGCGGTGCCGACGCATTTCGCCGCCAGGCTGGCGCGGCGACATGTCAAGGCGGTACTGACGGGCGAGGGCGCCGACGAGCTGTTTGCCGGCTACACCTATCATCACGCCTATGTCGACCGGCCGCGCGAACTGGCCGACGAGCTGACGCGGTCGCTCGGCACCATGCACAACATCAATCTGCAGCGCGTCGACCGCGTCACCATGGCCGAGAGCCTGGAGGCGCGCACGCCGTTCCTTGACCGAGAGCTGATCGGTTTCGCCCAGAGCATTCCGGCGACGCTGAAGCTCAGGCGCACCGATCCGGCCTCACCCGAAAGCACCGGGCCGACGACGGAAAAGTGGATCCTGCGCAAGGCCTGCGCCGACCTGCTGCCGCACGATCTCGTCTGGCGCAAGAAGGCGCAATTCGACGAGGGGTCGGGTGCTGTGGCGGCACTTGGCGAGGCGCTGCAGGCGATGACCGGCTCGGCCACACCGCTGGACCGTGCCGCCGAGGGTGCGGTCTATGAGAGCCTCTTGCGGCAAAGCTACAGCGATCCCGACCGCATCATCAATGCGGCCGGCAAATGGGTAGCCAACCGGGTGTCGGTGGCGGCGGCTTAG
- a CDS encoding ABC transporter ATP-binding protein, with protein sequence MSGLVLKDITKSFGSFTAVDTANLSVPHGKFVCLLGPSGCGKTTLLRMIAGLEDPSSGAILLDGTDITPVPTHKRNLGMVFQSLALFPHLSVGDNIAYPLRIRGASRDEQKKRSDELLKLIHLTGFADRPVAKLSGGQRQRVAIARALALSPKLFLLDEPLSALDAKLREAMQVELRQLQQRLGITTFVVTHDQREAMTMADLVVVMGNGKILQAAPPIEIYRKPADAFVADFIGMTNLLDVTADRLGRVSVLGQAIPNLTMPEGLSKASVSIRPEDVHLGPVGGDAISGTVTFVRDLGGTIETFVETGGKTIIAVATPRQRPEVVAGQQVGLILPAEACVVLKS encoded by the coding sequence ATGTCCGGACTCGTGCTTAAGGACATCACCAAGTCATTCGGCAGCTTCACGGCTGTCGACACGGCCAATCTGTCGGTCCCGCATGGCAAGTTCGTCTGCCTGCTCGGTCCGTCCGGCTGCGGCAAGACAACGCTTTTGCGCATGATAGCAGGCCTCGAGGATCCCTCGAGCGGCGCGATCCTGCTCGACGGCACCGACATCACGCCGGTACCGACCCACAAGCGCAACCTCGGCATGGTGTTCCAGTCGCTGGCGCTGTTTCCGCATCTGTCGGTCGGCGACAACATCGCCTATCCCTTGCGCATTCGGGGCGCTTCGCGCGACGAGCAGAAGAAGCGCTCCGACGAGCTTTTGAAGCTCATCCATCTGACCGGCTTCGCCGATCGGCCCGTCGCCAAGCTGTCGGGTGGCCAGCGCCAGCGCGTGGCCATTGCCCGCGCACTCGCACTGTCGCCGAAGCTGTTCCTGCTCGACGAACCGCTGTCGGCGCTCGATGCCAAGCTGCGCGAGGCGATGCAGGTCGAATTGCGCCAGCTGCAGCAGCGCTTGGGCATCACCACCTTCGTCGTCACCCACGACCAGCGCGAAGCGATGACCATGGCCGACCTGGTCGTCGTCATGGGCAACGGCAAGATCCTGCAGGCCGCACCGCCGATCGAGATCTACCGCAAGCCGGCCGACGCCTTCGTCGCCGACTTCATCGGCATGACCAACCTGCTCGACGTGACCGCCGACCGGCTTGGCCGCGTCTCGGTGCTCGGCCAGGCCATTCCCAATCTGACGATGCCCGAAGGCCTGTCCAAGGCCTCGGTGTCGATCCGGCCCGAAGACGTGCATCTCGGCCCTGTCGGCGGCGACGCCATATCAGGCACGGTGACTTTCGTGCGCGATCTTGGCGGCACGATCGAGACCTTCGTTGAAACAGGCGGCAAGACCATCATTGCGGTGGCCACGCCGCGCCAACGGCCCGAAGTGGTGGCCGGTCAGCAGGTAGGTCTGATCCTGCCGGCGGAAGCCTGCGTGGTGCTCAAGTCATGA
- a CDS encoding urease accessory protein UreE, whose amino-acid sequence MLRATKIIRADVTAGAQPFDVAVLDHDERHIRRRAIALSNGERVLVDLPEPVVLETGDLVLLEDNRTASIVAAEEELYDIRARDAVHLTQLAWHIGNRHLAAAISVDRILILRDHVIKAMLEGLGATVTDILAPFEPVRGAYSGHGNHGHHHEHGHSHGHDHKHDHAHHHDHGDHHHHHHD is encoded by the coding sequence ATGCTGCGCGCAACCAAGATCATCCGTGCCGACGTCACAGCAGGCGCGCAGCCCTTCGACGTCGCCGTGCTCGACCATGACGAGCGCCACATCAGGCGCCGTGCCATCGCGCTCTCCAATGGCGAACGCGTGCTTGTCGACCTGCCCGAGCCGGTCGTGCTCGAAACCGGCGACCTCGTGCTTCTGGAAGACAATCGCACCGCCAGCATCGTCGCCGCCGAGGAGGAGCTCTACGATATCCGCGCCCGCGACGCCGTCCACCTGACGCAGCTCGCCTGGCACATCGGCAACCGCCATCTCGCCGCTGCCATCTCAGTCGATCGCATCCTCATCCTGCGCGACCATGTCATCAAGGCGATGCTGGAAGGGCTGGGCGCTACCGTCACCGACATCCTCGCCCCCTTCGAGCCGGTGCGCGGCGCCTATTCCGGCCATGGAAATCACGGTCATCACCACGAGCACGGCCATTCACATGGGCACGACCATAAGCACGACCATGCTCATCACCACGACCATGGCGACCACCATCATCACCACCATGACTGA
- a CDS encoding urease accessory protein UreF yields MLITTTMATTIITTMTERGNASLLRLMAWLSPAFPVGGFSYSHGLEQAVHDNLIASRDDLAAWLTALAEIGSGWNDAVLFAESWRRAATDGDLREVAELAEALAGSRERHMESMLQGEAFLSAAAAWPHPVIARLPAECPYCVAVGAVAGAHGITLEYALAAWLQAFSTNLIQAAIRLSVIGQTAATSIIAGFEPVALGVGARAAVSTLDDLGSAALTSDIMAMRHETQHSRLFRS; encoded by the coding sequence ATGCTCATCACCACGACCATGGCGACCACCATCATCACCACCATGACTGAGCGCGGCAATGCCTCGCTGTTGCGGCTGATGGCGTGGCTGTCACCGGCCTTTCCAGTCGGCGGCTTTTCCTACAGCCACGGCCTCGAACAAGCCGTACATGATAATCTGATCGCCAGCCGCGACGACCTCGCAGCATGGCTGACTGCGCTCGCCGAGATCGGCTCGGGCTGGAACGACGCGGTGCTGTTCGCCGAAAGCTGGCGCCGCGCCGCTACCGACGGCGACCTGCGCGAGGTAGCGGAACTCGCCGAAGCATTGGCCGGCTCGCGCGAGCGCCACATGGAATCGATGCTACAGGGCGAGGCCTTCCTCAGCGCCGCCGCTGCTTGGCCGCATCCTGTCATCGCGCGGCTTCCGGCCGAGTGCCCCTATTGCGTCGCCGTCGGCGCCGTCGCCGGCGCCCATGGCATAACGCTGGAATATGCGCTGGCCGCCTGGCTGCAGGCTTTCTCCACCAATCTCATTCAGGCGGCAATCCGGCTAAGCGTCATCGGCCAGACGGCTGCAACCAGCATCATTGCCGGCTTCGAGCCTGTGGCGCTCGGTGTGGGCGCCCGTGCGGCAGTATCGACCCTCGACGATCTGGGGTCCGCCGCCCTAACCTCCGACATCATGGCGATGCGCCACGAGACCCAACATTCGAGACTGTTCCGCTCATGA
- a CDS encoding ABC transporter permease codes for MKREAPKSLADYSPLFFPGLMLIVFFVVPFSTMIAVSFFQRDPSGFYTPDFVFDNYARFLSLFFAKVLGFSLVLAVMVAICCVVIAFPFTYLLTKRPRKVQTVWLVCLLSVLSLSEVIIGFAWSTLFTRTAGITNLFVAIGLMSEPVALTPSIWAVLTGMVYQALPYTILVLYPALVRLDPTLLEAARTLGASPVRAFMNVVVPALRNTIVATLIMVFVFALGSYLLPQILGRPSHWTLSVLITDQAIYQSNMPFAAAMAVFLVLMSLALVGLTLLVGRRENAL; via the coding sequence ATGAAACGCGAGGCGCCAAAATCGCTGGCCGACTACAGCCCGCTGTTCTTTCCCGGGCTGATGCTGATCGTCTTTTTCGTCGTGCCGTTCTCGACGATGATCGCCGTCAGCTTCTTCCAGCGTGATCCCTCGGGCTTCTATACGCCCGACTTTGTCTTCGACAATTATGCCCGCTTCCTAAGCCTGTTCTTCGCCAAGGTGCTGGGCTTCTCGCTGGTGCTGGCGGTGATGGTGGCGATCTGCTGCGTGGTCATCGCCTTTCCCTTCACCTATCTGCTCACCAAGCGGCCGCGAAAGGTGCAAACGGTCTGGCTGGTCTGCCTGCTGTCGGTGCTTTCGTTGTCGGAGGTCATCATCGGCTTTGCCTGGTCGACGCTGTTTACACGGACCGCCGGCATCACCAATTTGTTCGTGGCGATTGGCCTGATGAGTGAGCCGGTGGCGCTGACGCCAAGCATCTGGGCGGTGCTGACCGGCATGGTCTATCAGGCACTGCCCTACACCATCCTGGTGCTCTATCCCGCTTTGGTGCGGCTCGACCCGACCTTGCTGGAGGCGGCGCGCACGCTCGGCGCCTCGCCTGTAAGGGCGTTCATGAACGTCGTCGTGCCGGCGCTGCGCAACACCATCGTCGCGACGCTGATCATGGTCTTCGTGTTCGCGCTCGGCTCCTATCTGCTGCCGCAGATCCTTGGCCGGCCGTCGCACTGGACGTTGTCGGTGTTGATCACCGACCAGGCCATCTACCAGTCCAACATGCCGTTTGCGGCTGCGATGGCGGTGTTTTTGGTGCTGATGTCGCTGGCACTTGTCGGGCTCACTCTGCTCGTCGGACGTAGGGAGAACGCGCTGTGA
- a CDS encoding class II aldolase and adducin N-terminal domain-containing protein, which produces MPVTQLKQTNLPFYEERVDLACAFRWTARLNMHEAVANHFSLAVNDDGSKFLMNPNQVHFSRINASDLLLIDANDPETMSGPNAPDPTAWGLHGAVHRNCAHARCVMHVHSIHATVLASLADSTLPPIDQNTAIFFRRHVVDGHYGGLAFEEEGERCSQLLADPKVKVMIMGNHGVMVIGDSVADTFNRLYYFERACETYIKALWTGRPLRTLSDETAEKAALEQEDYPGQAERHLAELKAILDEQEPVYRN; this is translated from the coding sequence ATGCCCGTCACCCAGCTCAAGCAGACCAATCTGCCGTTCTACGAAGAGCGCGTCGACCTCGCCTGCGCCTTCCGCTGGACGGCGCGGCTCAATATGCACGAAGCGGTGGCCAACCATTTCTCGCTTGCCGTCAACGACGACGGCTCGAAGTTCCTGATGAATCCCAACCAGGTGCACTTCTCGCGCATCAATGCGAGCGATCTGCTTTTGATCGACGCCAACGACCCCGAGACGATGAGCGGCCCCAACGCGCCCGACCCGACCGCCTGGGGCCTGCATGGCGCTGTCCACCGCAACTGCGCGCACGCGCGTTGCGTCATGCATGTCCATTCGATCCACGCCACGGTGCTGGCCTCGCTTGCCGATTCCACCCTGCCGCCGATCGACCAGAACACGGCGATCTTCTTCCGCCGCCATGTCGTCGACGGCCATTATGGCGGGCTCGCCTTCGAGGAAGAGGGCGAACGCTGCTCGCAGCTGCTCGCCGACCCCAAGGTCAAGGTGATGATCATGGGCAATCACGGCGTCATGGTCATCGGCGACAGCGTCGCCGATACCTTCAACCGGCTCTATTATTTCGAGCGCGCCTGCGAGACTTACATCAAGGCTCTGTGGACCGGCCGTCCTCTGCGCACGCTATCCGATGAGACCGCCGAAAAGGCAGCGCTCGAGCAGGAAGACTATCCCGGCCAGGCCGAGCGCCACCTCGCCGAGCTCAAGGCGATCCTCGATGAGCAGGAGCCGGTGTACCGAAACTGA
- a CDS encoding HAD family hydrolase, protein MTPKAVYWDMDGTLIDSEPLHEESLVSALRSVGIEPPADLHARVVGQAARPVYEVLRDKFGLALEFDDWIALKYDHYMGRAPDLLPREGAMEIFRDLEAKGVVQAIVSNSDRMVVEANLQAVGMHEPTMKTISRNDVRLGKPDPEPYLRAAYLTGIDPADTAVMEDSITGAMAGVAAGMRTIFWPQDKIDGPAGALVAHSAEEVRALLGLD, encoded by the coding sequence ATGACGCCGAAGGCAGTGTATTGGGACATGGACGGCACGCTGATCGACAGCGAGCCGCTGCACGAGGAATCGCTTGTTTCGGCGCTGCGCAGCGTCGGCATCGAGCCGCCCGCCGACCTGCACGCGCGTGTCGTCGGCCAGGCGGCGCGGCCGGTCTATGAAGTGTTGCGCGACAAGTTCGGCCTCGCCCTCGAATTCGACGATTGGATCGCCCTCAAATACGATCACTATATGGGCCGTGCGCCGGACCTGCTTCCGCGCGAGGGCGCGATGGAAATCTTCCGCGATCTGGAGGCAAAGGGTGTGGTCCAGGCGATCGTCTCCAATTCGGACCGCATGGTGGTCGAGGCCAATCTGCAGGCCGTCGGCATGCATGAGCCGACGATGAAAACGATCAGCCGCAACGACGTGCGTCTCGGCAAGCCTGATCCCGAACCCTATCTCCGCGCCGCTTATCTCACCGGCATCGATCCTGCCGACACGGCTGTCATGGAAGACAGCATCACCGGCGCCATGGCAGGCGTTGCCGCCGGCATGCGCACCATCTTCTGGCCGCAAGACAAGATCGATGGCCCGGCGGGTGCGCTTGTGGCGCACAGCGCCGAAGAGGTCAGGGCGCTGCTCGGGCTGGACTAG
- a CDS encoding LysR substrate-binding domain-containing protein: MPLQLPPLTAIRVFEAAARQGSFTKAAAELGMTQAAVSYQIKLLEERVGAPLFLRKPRQVVLTEVGSRMVPMVTEAFGLLSEAYQVARAGSGGTLGISTVHTFASNWLAPRIGSFQLRHPNIAVRLDTSSYLVDFSREEMDIGIRSGSGKWPGLAAHFLLRSQFSPMLSPRLAESIGGIKEPADLLKLRILNPADIWWKDWFAKANVPADALDRMPDTSLGSQAAEANAAIAGQGVTVLTTALFTAELAEGRLIQPFELTAHGGDYWLVYPEGRRNVPKIRAFREWIMAELNCPPDATGD; the protein is encoded by the coding sequence ATGCCGCTTCAGCTACCGCCTTTGACCGCGATCAGGGTGTTCGAAGCCGCCGCCCGGCAGGGCAGTTTCACCAAGGCCGCGGCCGAGCTCGGCATGACCCAGGCCGCCGTCAGCTACCAGATCAAGCTGCTCGAAGAGCGTGTTGGCGCGCCTTTGTTCCTGCGCAAACCGCGCCAGGTGGTGCTGACCGAGGTCGGCAGCCGCATGGTGCCTATGGTGACCGAGGCATTTGGCCTGTTGAGCGAGGCCTATCAGGTGGCGCGCGCCGGCTCCGGCGGCACGCTCGGCATTTCGACCGTCCACACCTTCGCGTCGAACTGGCTGGCCCCCCGCATCGGCTCGTTCCAGCTGCGCCACCCCAACATCGCCGTCCGCCTCGACACCTCGAGCTACCTCGTCGATTTCTCGCGCGAGGAGATGGATATCGGCATCCGATCCGGCTCAGGCAAATGGCCTGGGCTTGCCGCCCATTTTTTGCTGCGCTCGCAATTTTCGCCCATGCTCAGCCCGCGCCTTGCCGAGAGCATCGGCGGGATCAAGGAGCCGGCGGACCTGCTCAAGCTCAGGATCCTCAACCCCGCCGACATCTGGTGGAAGGACTGGTTCGCAAAGGCCAATGTGCCGGCGGACGCTCTCGACAGGATGCCAGATACCAGCCTGGGTTCGCAGGCCGCCGAGGCCAATGCCGCCATAGCCGGCCAGGGCGTGACGGTCCTGACCACGGCGCTGTTCACCGCGGAACTGGCCGAGGGCCGGCTGATCCAGCCGTTTGAACTCACCGCCCATGGCGGCGACTACTGGCTGGTCTATCCCGAGGGGCGCCGCAACGTGCCCAAGATCCGGGCTTTCCGCGAATGGATCATGGCCGAGCTCAATTGCCCCCCGGATGCGACAGGCGACTGA